acacaatctcacacataCGAAGGTGCAGTCTCACTGTTCTCCAACTGTGAGCACACAGCACAGTCAGTCTCGGGTTCAGATTCAGGGTCAACGGTCATGACCTAACTTCCTGCTTGGCCCTGGTCACTGTGGCAACGACCCCTTAACCCCCCTTACACCACCTCGGTTTGTGACCCCGTGGGACTGTGGATCTTGTCCACCATGTTCTGGAAGGGTCCTTCCTCCTCCATCAGGTCACGATGGGTCTTCCCCTGCATGAGAAGGAAAAACGTAGTTTAGACAGACCTGTTATTGTACGATGTTGACAGCATGGAAACAATAGAGAAACATGGGTTTAGGTTAGACCTAGTCTGTACAATGTGTTTAGGTTAGACCTAGTCTGTACAATGTGTTTAGGTTAGACCTAGTCTGTACAATGGGTTTAGGTTAGACCTAGTCTGTACAATATGTTTAGGTTAGACCTAGTCTGTACAATGGGTTTAGGTTAGATCCAGGTTATACAATGGGTTTAGGTTAGATCCAGGTTATACAATGGGTTTAGGTTAGATCCAGGTTATACAATGGGTTTAGGTTAGATCCAGGTTATACAATGGGTTTAGGTTAGATCCAGGTTATACAATGGGTTTAGGTTAGATCCAGGTTATACAATGGGTTTAGGTTAGATCCAGGTTATACAATGGGTTTAGGTTAGATCCAGGTTATACAATGGGTTTAGGTTAGATCCAGGTTATACAATGGGTTTAGGTTAGATCCAGGTTATACAATGGGTTTAGGTTAGATCCAGGTTATACAATGGGTTTAGGTTAGATCCAGGTTATACAATGGGTTTAGGTTAGATCCAGGTTATACAATGGGTTTAGGTTAGATCCAGGTTATACAATGGGTTTAGGTTAGATCCAGGTTATACAATGGGTTTAGGTTAGATCCAGGTTATACAATGGGTTTAGGTTAGATCCAGGTTATACGATGGGTTTAGGTTAGATCCAGGTTATACGATGGGTTTAGGTTAGATCCAGGTTATACAATGGGTTTAGGTTAGATCCAGGTTATACGATGGGTTTAGGTTAGATCCAGGTTATACAATGGGTTTAGGTTAGATCCaggttatacaatgtgaacagCATACAGCCTATTGCTTTCATATGAACAATGGCACAAGACATGGGCGTGCCCGCTGGTGATTGGTTGGTTAAGATGCTGTTCCACTCACACATCCTGGAAAGGTTGTGTGAAACAGAAACAAAGTTGACTAGAAATGTAGCCACTATATCAACATGACAGCTTCAAGTTAgtgctgttttgttgttgttgttgttgtcagccATTTATAAACTATACTGACAGAGTGGTCTCTGTCCCAGAGCTCCTCTTACCTCGGCCCAGAAGAATTACACTTCAGCAAATTATACAAGAAGAGTAAGGCGAACAGGCCTGGTCTCACCCTGGAACAGCTGAatgaacagtatagtaacaggcctGGTCTCACCCTGGAACAGCTGAatgaacagtatagtaacaggcctGGTCTCACCTTGGAACAGCTGAatgaacagtatagtaacaggcctAGTCTCACCTTGGAACAGCTGAatgaacagtatagtaacaggcctGGTCTCACCCTGGAACAGCTGAatgaacagtatagtaacaggtcTCACCCTGGAACAGCTGAatgaacagtatagtaacaggcctGGTCTCACCCTGGAACAGCTGAatgaacagtatagtaacaggcctGGTCTCACCCTGGAACAGCTGAatgaacagtatagtaacaggcctGGTCTCACCCTGGAACAGCTGAatgaacagtatagtaacaggcctGGTCTCACCCTGGAACAGCTGAatgaacagtatagtaacaggcctGGTCTCACCCTGGAACAGCTGAatgaacagtatagtaacaggtcTCACCCTGGAACAGCTGAatgaacagtatagtaacaggcctGGTCTCACCCTGGAACAGCTGAttgaacagtatagtaacaggcctAGTATCACCCTGGAACAGCTGAatgaacagtatagtaacaggtcTCACCCTGGAACAGCTGAatgaacagtatagtaacaggcctGGTCTCACCCTGGAACAGCTGAttgaacagtatagtaacaggcctAGTATCACCCTGGAACAGCTGAatgaacagtatagtaacaggcctAGTATCACCCTGGAACAGCTGAatgaacagtatagtaacaggcctGGTCTCACCCTGGAACAGCTGAatgaacagtatagtaacaggcctGGTCTCACCCTGGAACAGCTGAatgaacagtatagtaacaggcctGGTCTCACCCTGGAACAGCTGAatgaacagtatagtaacaggcctAGTATCACCCTGGAACAGCTGAatgaacagtatagtaacaggcctAGTCTCACCCTGGAACAGCTGAatgaacagtatagtaacaggcctGGTCTCACCCTGGAACAGCTGAttgaacagtatagtaacaggcctAGTATCACCCTGGAACAGCTGAatgaacagtatagtaacaggcctGGTCTCACCTTGGAACAGCTGAatgaacagtatagtaacaggcctAGTCTCACCTTGGAACAGCTGAatgaacagtatagtaacaggcctGGTCTCACCCTGGAACAGCTGAatgaacagtatagtaacaggcctGGTCTCACCCTGGAACAGCTGAatgaacagtatagtaacaggcctGGTCTCACCCTGGAACAGCTGAatgaacagtatagtaacaggcctGGTCTCACCCTGGAACAGCTGAatgaacagtatagtaacaggcctGGTCTCACCCTGGAACAGCTGAatgaacagtatagtaacaggcctGGTCTCACCCTGGAACAGCTGAatgaacagtatagtaacaggcctGGTCTCACCCTGGAACAGCTGAatgaacagtatagtaacaggcctGGTCTCACCCAGGAACAGCTGAatgaacagtatagtaacaggcctAGTCTCACCCTGGAACAGCTGAatgaacagtatagtaacaggcctGGTCTCACCTTGGAACAGCTGAatgaacagtatagtaacaggcctAGTCTCACCTGGAACAGCTGAatgaacagtatagtaacaggcctAGTCTCACCCTGGAACAGCTGAatgaacagtatagtaacaggcctGGTCTCACCCTGGAACAGCTGAatgaacagtatagtaacaggcctGGTCTCACCCTGGAACAGCTGAatgaacagtatagtaacaggcctGGTCTCACCCTGGAACAGCTGAatgaacagtatagtaacaggcctcaccctggaacagctgaatgaacagtatagtaacaggcctggtctgaccctggaacagctgaatgaacagtatagtaacaggcctGGTCTCACCCAGGAACAGCTGAatgaacagtatagtaacaggtcTGGTCTCACCCTGGAACAGCTGAatgaacagtatagtaacaggcctAGTATCACCCTGGAACAGCTGAatgaacagtatagtaacaggcctggtctgaccctggaacagctgaatgaacagtatagtaacaggtcTGGTCTCACCCTGGAACAGCTGAatgaacagtatagtaacaggcctGGTCTCACCCTGGAACAGCTGAatgaacagtatagtaacaggcctGGTCTCACCCTGGAACAGCTGAatgaacagtatagtaacaggcctGGTCTCACCCTGGAACAGCTGAATGAACAGTATAGTAACATGTCTGGTCTCACCTTGGAACAGCTGAatgaacagtatagtaacaggcctAGTCTCACCTTGGAACAGCTGAatgaacagtatagtaacaggcctGGTCTCACCCTGGAACAGCTGAatgaacagtatagtaacaggcctGGTCTCACCTTGGAACAGCTGAatgaacagtatagtaacaggcctGGTCTCACCCTGGAACAGCTGAatgaacagtatagtaacaggcctGGTCTCACCCTGGAACAGCTGAatgaacagtatagtaacaggcctGGTCTCACCCTGGAACAGCTGAatgaacagtatagtaacaggcctAGTATCACCCTGGAACAGCTGAatgaacagtatagtaacaggcctGGTCTCACCCTGGAACAGCTGAatgaacagtatagtaacaggcctggtctgaccctggaacagctgaatgaacagtatagtaacaggcctGGTCTCACATTGGAACAGCTGAatgaacagtatagtaacaggcctGGTCTCACCCAGGAACAGCTGAatgaacagtatagtaacaggcctGGTCTCACCCAGGAACAGCTGActgaacagtatagtaacaggcctggtctgaccctggaacagctgaatgaacagtatagtaacaggcctGGTCTCACCCTGGAACAGCTGAatgaacagtatagtaacaggcctGGTCTCACCCTGGAACAGCTGAatgaacagtatagtaacaggcctGGTCTCACCCTGGAACAGCTGAatgaacagtatagtaacaggcctggtctgaccctggaacagctgaatgaacagtatagtaacaggcctcaccctggaacagctgaatgaacagtatagtaacaggcctGGTCTCACCCAGGAACAGCTGActgaacagtatagtaacaggcctggtctgaccctggaacagctgaatgaacagtatagtaacaggcctGGTATCACCCTGGAACAGCTGAatgaacagtatagtaacaggcctGGTCTCACCTTGACACAGCAGCCACAGTCCAGCAGCTCGTAGAGGAAGGCCAGGGCTGCCAGGGAGACTACtgtgaggatgaagaggaggaggatgacgaaGCACGCTATGTTCCAGCCGTCGTGGAACGGGTACACCTCTTGAACCTGCAGGGAGACCCGGGACAGGGGGGCGGCGTCAGGGAGCCACGGGAGAGAGGTGGTGTTGAGACggtccatgttgttgtttgaccTGGGAGAGAAATGATAGAGGAAGTCAGGGTTGGTTTTGGTCCTGGAGAGGTTTGAGAGGGCTGCTGGTGTTAACAGTCCATGgtccgtagagagagagagagagagagggctgctgGTGTTAACAGTCCATGGTCCGTAGAGAGAGAGGGCTGCTGGTGTTAACAGTCCATGGTCCGTAGAGAGAGAGGGCTGCTGGTGTTAACAGTCCATGgtccgtagagagagagagagctgctggtgTTAACAGTCCTCGgtccgtagagagagagagagaaattatggTGTTTTGTGCCTGGCTCTGTAATCAGACACCGGGTCTGAAAGACAGAAGGACAGCGGGGTAACATCAGACCCGGTGTCTATAAAGAGAGCCTTTATAGAGCATCAACTCAGAGTTCTGGAGGGAGAGACCACTTACTCCATCAGGACACAACTTCCTGGGGTGCAGAGCGCCTTCCTGCTTacttacttacacacacacacacacacacaccaggagcgACTGTGCTGACTGACCCAGTTTGGTTGAGTGaaccagagagagacggagaggaaaTGGGGCTTGTCCTGAGTACTGCTCTACAGACACACCAACCCTGAAAcactgttagtgtctgtctgtctgtctgtctctgtgtgcgtttgtctctctctgtgtgtctgtgtgtctgtggttgctctgttgagctctaTCTTCTCTAGTTCAGATAGAATGTGTGTCTGAGTTTCAGTCTTCTGTTCCGCATTCCACCTTTGCACGTCAAATATGTGTGACTGACTAGGCTGTTGttatcagatgtgtgtgtgtgtgtgtgtgtttagcagtGAGTcattccacctctcctctcctgtggtAGAGCCTCTGTCATCATCTGCTCTGAGTAGCTTTACTGAAGACTGTTGACTGTTGACTGACTCACAGTTGAGAGGTGGTGTGTAATCTGACCTGGTGTGTCTCCCTTTCAATGTGTTGTTAGTGTAACATGATACAGGCCTGCCATTAGAGGACAGCAGACAACATGTCTATTCTATATAGTTCTATATTACATAGTGTTAGTGTAACATGATACAGGCCTGCCATTAGAGGACAGCAGACAACATGTCTATTCTATATAGTTCTATATTACATAGTGTTAGTGTAACATGATACAGGCCTGTCATTAGAGGACAGCAGACAACATGTCTATTCTATATAGTTCTATATTACATAGTGTTAGTGTAACATGATACAGGCCTGTCATTAGAGGACAGCAGACAACATGTCTATTCTATATAGTTCTATATTACATAGTGTTAGTGTAACATGATACAGGCCTGTCATTAGAGGAcagcagacaacatgtctagtatATACAGTTCTATATTACATAGTGTTAGTGTAACATGATACAGGCCTGTCATTAGAGGAcagcagacaacatgtctagtatATACAGTTCTATATTACATAGTGTTAGTGTAACATGATACAGGCCTGCCATTAGAGGACAGCAGACAGCATGTCTATTATATACAGTTCTATATTACATAGTGTTAGCAGACCTCAGTAATCCACTGACTGTTAGACTAGTTATCCTGAATACAATGGCTCGGTCTCTGAGGAAGTCAATGGGATCATTTGACATgtgtttattaggatccccattggctgACGTCATCTAATGAGTTGTAAGTAGCCAATAGGACTCCAACTTTAATCAGACTGTTTTAATGTTGCTATATAAGTAGCCAATAGGACTCCAACTTTAATCACACTGTTTTAATGTTGCTATATAAGTAGCCAATAGGACTCCAACTTTAATCACACTGTTTTAATGTTGCTATATAAGTAGCCAATAGGACTCCAACTTTAATCACACTGTTTTAATGTTGCTATATAAGTAGCCAATAGACCTCCAACTTTAATCACACTGTTTTAATGTTGCTATGTAAGTAGCCAATAGGACTCCAACTTTAATCATACTGTTTTATTGTTGCTATGTAAGTAGCCAATAGGACTCCAACTTTAATCACACTGTTTTAATGTTGCTATGTAAGTAGCCAATAGGACTCCAACTTTAATCATACTGTTTTATTGTTGCTATGTAAGTAGCCAATAGGACTCCAACTTTAATCACACTGTTTTAATGTTGCTATGTAAATAGCCAATAGGACTCCAACTTTAATCACACTGTTTTAATGTTGCTATgtaagtagccaataggcctcCAACTTTAATCACACTGTTTTAATGTTGCTATgtaagtagccaataggcctcCAACTTTAATCACACTGTTTTAATGTTGCTATGTAAGTAGCCAATAGGACGGCAACTTTAATCACACTGTTTTAATGTTGCTATGTAAGTAGCCAATAGGACTCCAACTTTAATCATACTGTTTTAATGTTGCCATgtaagtagccaataggccttCAACTTTAATCATACTGTTTTAATGTTGCTATGTAAGTAGCCAATAGGACTCCAACTTTAATCATACTGTTTTAATGTTGCTATGTAAGTAGCCAATAGGACTCCAACTTTAATCACACTGTTTTAATGTTGCTATGTAAGTAGCCAATAGGACTCCAACTTTAATCATACTGTTTTAATGTTGCTATGTAAGTAGCCAATAGGACTCCAACTTTAATCACACTGTTTTAATGTTGCTATGTAAGTAGCCAATAGGACTCCAACTTTAATCACACTGTTTTAATGTTGCTGTGTAAGTAGCCAATAGGACTCCAACTTTAATCATACTGTTTTAATGTTGCTATGTAGTTGAGGCTATTGATAGTCCACATTAGTAACGCTGTCATGGTAACTGAAGGTCCCTCCTCTCTGGGGAAAATACTATAGTTCTACTCTACTTCCTGTGTGAacgtgtagtgtaaatgtattattGGAGGTTCTGTTGTCTGTTGATGGAGGGAGAGTAGTGAAGGAACAGGGGGATATTATTCTGTATGTCTATTATGAATGTAGTCCTATACATCCcccacctcttcctctacccaCACCACACTACCATAGCCTAGTTCCCCAGCACTACacccctctctgttcctccctccctctcctcctctacctcctctctctgttcctccctaccATTACCCTCtaccttctctacctcctctctctgttcctccctaccattaccctctccacctctacctcctctctctgttcctccctaccattaccctctccacctctacctcctctctctgttcctccctaccattaccctctcctcctctacctcctctctctgtccctctctaccattaccctctccacctctacctcctctctctgttcctctctaccattaccctctcctcctctacctcctctctctgttcctccctaccattaccctctccacctctacctcctctctctgttcctccctaccattaccctctcctcctctacctcctctctctgtccctctctaccattaccctctccacctctacctcctctctctgttcctccctaccattaccctctccacctctacctcctctctctgttcctccctaccattaccctctccacctctacctcctctctctgttcctccctaccattaccctctccacctctacctcctctctctgttcctccctaccattacccctccctccctccctccacccctaccccctcctctctctgctccctctcaaGCCCCCTCCCACTCTCTTATCTGTGTCTTCTCCCTGAAGTGGTGTAGGACCCCAGACAGCATGCAGCCTGAGGCAGAGCGGTGTCTCCTgctgtgtctgtctgcaggggCTCCCACTGCCCCACCCCCCTCCCTAATGTCTAGTCCCATCCAATCTAGAGGGGCTGAATACAGCCAGCTGCGTCCAGCCAGCCAAATCCATCCTAATTAAACCCTTAtagagtttgtgtgtatgtgtccgtATAGCCTAGTCATCTCTTTGCCAGTTTGAATCACAACAACCTTGCTGCCTGcttggcaccctatttcctatgtagtgcactagttttgaccaggaacCCTCCTCTGGCAGTCTAGTCTCTGTTCTGCTACAAACACTCATCCTTTACTCTGACAGTCTGTTATATTAACACTCATCCTTTACTCTGACAGTCTGTTATAAAAACACTCATCCTTTACTCTGACAGTCTGTTATAAAAACACTCATCCTTTACTCTGACAGTCTGTTATATTAACAGTCATCCTTTACTCTGACAGTCTGTTATACTAACACTCATCCTTTACTCTGACAGTCTGTTATAAAAACACTCATCCTTTACTCTGACAGTCTGTTATAAAAACACTCATCCTTTACTCTGACAGTCTGTTATATTAACAGTCATCCTTTACTCTGACAGTCTGTTATACTAACACTCATCCTTTACTCTGACAGTCTGTTATAAAAACACTCATCCTTTACTATGACAGTCTGTTATAAAAACACTCATCCTTTACTCTGACAGTCTGTTATATTAACAGTCATCCTTTACTCTGACAGTCTGTTATACTAACACTCATCCTTTAGTCTGACAGTCTGTTATACTAACACTCATCCTTTAGTCTGACAGTCTGTTATACTAACACTCATCCTTTAGTCTGACAGTCTGTTACAAAAACACTCATCCTTTACTCTGACAGTCTGTTACAAAAACACTCATGCTTTACTCTGACAGTCTGTTACAAAAACACTCATCCTTTACTCTGACAGTCTGTTATACTAACACTCATCCTTTACTCTGACAGTCTGTTATATAAACACTCATCCTTTACTCTGACAGTCTGTTATATAAACACTCATCCTTTACTCTGACAGTCTGTTATATAAACACTCATCCTTTACTCTGACAGTCTGTTATATTAACACTCATCCTTTACTCTGACAGTCTGTTATACTAACACTCATCCTTTACTCTGACAGTCTGTTATATTAACACTCATCCTTTACTCTGACAGTCTGTTATACAAACACTCATCCTTTACTCTGACAGTCTGTTATACTAACACTCATCCTTTAGTCTGACAGTCTGTTACAAAAACACTCATCCTTTACTCTGACAGTCTGTTACAAAAACACTCATCCTTTACTCTGACAGTCTTATAAAAACACTCATCCTTTACTCTGACAGTCTGTTATACTAACACTCATCCTTTACTCTGACAGTCTGTTATATAAACACTCATCCTTTACTCTGACAGTCTGTTATACAAACACTCATCCTTTACTCTGACAGTCTGTTATATTAACACTCATCCTTTACTCTGACAGTCTGTTATATTAACACTCATCCTTTACTCTGACAGTCTGTTATACTAACACTCATCCTTTACTCTGACAGTCTGTTATATTAACACTCATCCTTTACTCTGACAGTCTGTTATACAAACACTCATCCTTTACTCTGACAGTCTGTTATACAAACACTCATCCTTTACTCTGACAGTCTGTTATACAAACACTCATCCCGTCTGTCTGCTCACAGCATAACCCATAGGCTGGGCTCCCGTCTGTCTGTCCTCTGGGGTTGATAAACCTTACCATTTTATAATGTAGTGCTGTTATCCAGAATGCTGTAGGGATGGAAGGTAAACCCTCCTCTTATGAAAGCAATCACAGATACAATGTAGGCTTCATAGGATGGATTAGgctagtagacacacacacacacacacacacacacacacacacacacacacacacacacaccacaccacaccacaccacaccacaccacaccacacaccttgccctgagacatggctgtagcAGGCAAGCATGCAAACAGACTGCAGATCTGCcagtgtccacacacacacacacacacacacacacacacacacacacacacacacacacacacacacacacacacacacacacacactaaccgtCGTTGTGCCAGAGAAATAAGCAGACTCACCTGTGTAGCTTATACTGTGGGGTGGATGCTTGTAAAGGATACAGGCAAAATATGTTCtcgctctcccttccccctctgtctctctctctctctctcgctctgtctctccctctctctcctccctgccacTCCTTGCAGTTCTGCTCATCTCCCCCACACAAGGCACAGCCTGTGCTCAGTCAGACCTTACCACTCTGCCAATAGCTAAACTcacccccctttcctctcctctctattggCAAAATCTTCTGAGATGAAATGAATGCCCCGCCTTCTCATTAGCACCCAGCAGCAGCTCCCGCCCACGTGATGAATCGTTTAGTGAGTCACACCAACGGGCCGCTCTGATTGGCTTGTCTCCAGAAACAGGATCTTACAGCTGAAGCCAAAGACGCAGAGCCACTAGAAACTGAAACCTAGCTAGTGCCCTTATACCCCCTAGCTAGTGCCCTTATACCCCCTAGCTAGTGCCCTTATACCCCCTAGCTAGTGCCCTTATACCCCCTAGCTAGTGCCCTTATACCCCCTAGCTAGTGCCCTTATACCCCCTAGCTAGTGCCCTTATACCCCCTAGCTAGTGCCCTTATACCCCCTAGCTAGTGCCCTTATACCCCCTAGCTAGTGCCCTTATACCCCCTAGCTAGTGCCCTTATACCCCCTAGCTAGTGCCCTTATACCCCCTAGCTAGTGCCCTTATACCCCCTAGCTAGTGCCCTTATACCCCCTAGCTAGTGCCCTTATACCCCCTAGCTAGTGCCCTTATACCCCCTAGCTAGTGCCCTTATACCCCCTAGCTAGTGCCCTTATACCCCCTAGCTAGTGCCCTTATACCCCCTAGCTAGTGCCCTTATACCCCCTAGCTAGTGCCCTTATACCCcctagctagtgcccttatgccccctagctagtgcccttataccccctagctagtgcccttataccccctagctagtgcccttataccccctagctagtgcccttataccccctagctagtgcccttataccccctagctagtgcccttataccccctagctagtgcccttataccccctagctagtgcccttataccccctagctagtgcccttataccccctagctagtgcccttatgccccctagctagtgcccttatgccccctagctagtgccctta
This genomic interval from Salvelinus alpinus chromosome 6, SLU_Salpinus.1, whole genome shotgun sequence contains the following:
- the smim18 gene encoding small integral membrane protein 18 → MDRLNTTSLPWLPDAAPLSRVSLQVQEVYPFHDGWNIACFVILLLFILTVVSLAALAFLYELLDCGCCVKGKTHRDLMEEEGPFQNMVDKIHSPTGSQTEVV